A part of Cannabis sativa cultivar Pink pepper isolate KNU-18-1 chromosome 6, ASM2916894v1, whole genome shotgun sequence genomic DNA contains:
- the LOC115695308 gene encoding uncharacterized protein LOC115695308 — translation MEFIGREESDDDFDDVPFSKFNVDRVGSSGVQKEFTGGFDVDGVMRKMKEFISRQKKTDESIEVLNNVLEGRFKELQLSLQSYIDSKISEGLVFFMELKFNELKEAIENAKISKDGNDSPDESDGKNDDLNDVEVFDVKSQDAIETVGLDENIQYTQVFNDDAPSFDIMSFISSKPDWFTEEKKNTDKLNDEEQVVDDHGLFKDVVKKSKEDEDDGGDDQGLGGGDAVKAIGSDGTNKDNVEGKNTEEAKDVADRSNKDNVEGRAVDVDASVNDVEGVCSKGKLFDSQGTEDSITVSALEIINEKIDAYEGSIKKDKSLNKLEATNADVLSTYGLDKTDVVGVEKKHGSQESFSVSTMEVVNDHLVSYEDSLKKGKSIKLEEETPTVGNRERKPSYVYNGPYATKFGSGSIGKPKGGRPGSCAFGFGFFNVIDDVQAKSFDPWFKIGFNDKNKVKKFKECHRKLKVPLDFVHIDVCFYYLRKKLKYDQSVKISGNTTDCFFASQIFELYNEFVASGENVDSVKKDSKAVCIHSGFLYVMQ, via the exons ATGGAGTTTATTGGCCGAGAAGAGTCAGATGATGACTTTGATGATGTTCCATTCTCAAAGTTTAATGTTGATAGAGTTGGATCTTCTGGTGTACAGAAGGAGTTTACTGGTGGGTTTGATGTCGATGGTGTGATGCGTAAGATGAAGGAGTTTATTTCTAGGCAAAAGAAGACTGATGAGTCTATTGAAGTATTGAATAATGTGTTGGAGGGTAGATTCAAGGAGTTGCAGTTAAGTCTTCAGTCGTATATTGACTCAAAGATCAGTGAAGGCTTGGTTTTTTTTATGGAATTGAAGTTTAATGAGTTGAAGGAAGCTATTGAAAATGCAAAAATTTCTAAAGATGGAAATGATAGTCCTGATGAGAGCGATGGCAAG AATGATGATTTAAATGATGTTGAAGTTTTTGATGTGAAAAGTCAAGATGCAATTGAAACTGTTGGACTCGATGAGAATATCCAATATACTCAG gtTTTTAATGATGATGCTCCTTCATTTGATATTATGAGTTTTATTTCTAGTAAACCTGATTGGTTTactgaagaaaaaaagaatactGATAAATTGAATGATGAAGAACAGGTTGTTGATGATCATGGCCTATTTAAGGATGTTGTTAAAAAATCTAAGGAGGATGAAGATGATGGTGGTGATGACCAg GGTTTGGGGGGTGGTGATGCTGTTAAAGCTATTGGTTCAGATGGGACAAATAAAGACAATGTTGAGGGAAAGAATACTGAAGAAGCAAAAGATGTTGCAGATCGGAGTAATAAAGATAATGTTGAGGGCAGAGCAGTTGATGTAGATGCAAGTGTAAATGATGTTGAAGGTGTTTGTAGTAAGGGAAAGTTGTTTGATAGTCAAGGCACTGAGGATAGTATCACTGTGTCTGCTTTGGAGATTATAAATGAAAAGATTGATGCCTATGAGGGAAGCATTAAAAAG gatAAGTCTTTAAATAAATTAGAGGCAACAAATGCTGATGTTTTATCTACCTATGGGTTGGACAAG ACTGATGTTGTTGGTGTTGAGAAGAAGCATGGTTCTCAAGAAAGCTTTTCTGTATCTACCATGGAGGTTGTTAATGATCATTTGGTTTCCTATGAAGACAGTTTGAAAaag GGAAAGTCTATAAAATTGGAGGAAGAAACTCCTACAGTTGGAAATAGAGAGAGGAAACCTAGTTACGTATACAACGGTCCGTATGCCACGAAATTTGGTTCAGGTAGTATTGGTAAACCAAAAGGTGGACGTCCTGGATCATGTGCTTTTGGATTTGGCTTTTTCAATGTGATTGATGATGTGCAAGCTAAATCTTTTGATCCGTGGTTTAAGATTGGGTTTAATGATAAAAACAAAGTGAAGAAGTTTAAAGAATGTCATAGGAAGCTTAAGGTTCCATTGGATTTTGTG CATATTGATGTTTGTTTCTACTATTTGAGAAAGAAGTTAAAGTATGACCAGTCTGTGAAAATTTCTGGTAATACTACTGATTGCTTCTTTGCTTctcaaatttttgaattatataatGAGTTTGTTGCAAGTGGTGAAAATGTTGATTCGGTTAAGAAGGATTCTAAGGCAGTTTGCATACATAGCGGGTTTTTATATGTTATGCAATAA
- the LOC133039279 gene encoding uncharacterized protein LOC133039279 has translation MDVRTVILFYNGTWVDKTTYVDYEVEGILIPTDCSHYELSHIVYEALNLDRNKYTIDLQFQVTEGIPPIRIKDNSGCKFYEQIRRKNDDETKYPICVNISTSTTDNEHNDRVNYTYNGETSLQTRQLLPTRTEYATKMADYVIEQTQISMEESSEENQIILNPQVAEIHIGQVFANKETLQQAVSLHSIRYNQPFKVKRSSKLDYKLVRIDDNRNRTF, from the coding sequence ATGGATGTTAGAACAGTGATTCTTTTTTACAATGGAACTTGGGTTGACAAAACAACATACGTTGATTATGAAGTCGAAGGTATACTAATTCCAACAGATTGTTCACATTATGAGCTTTCTCACATAGTATACGAAGCTTTGAATTTGGACAGAAACAAATATACGATTGATCTTCAATTTCAAGTAACTGAAGGCATACCACCAATAAGAATCAAAGACAATAGTGGATGCAAGTTTTATGAACAAATACGAAGGAAAAATGATGATGAGACCAAATATCCTATCTGTGTTAACATCTCAACATCCACAACCGACAATGAACACAATGATAGAGTAAACTATACCTACAATGGGGAAACTAGTTTACAAACAAGGCAACTGCTACCAACAAGAACAGAATATGCAACAAAGATGGCAGATTATGTGATTGAACAAACTCAAATATCGATGGAAGAAAGCTCCGaagaaaatcaaataattttaaatcctCAAGTTGCTGAAATACACATTGGCCAAGTTTTTGCAAACAAGGAAACCCTCCAACAAGCAGTAAGCCTTCACTCAATAAGATACAATCAACCTTTCAAGGTAAAAAGATCATCAAAACTAGACTATAAACTAGTACGTATTGATGATAACCGCAACCGGACATTCTGA
- the LOC115725487 gene encoding uncharacterized protein LOC115725487 has product MEREDVMDLDLNLEPLEEPQYSWHGVESLLNELETAQGRIEARIRQLEVATRERQARRQLQARSPPSIVDVTSVQTASSDAPRSSTILFSGNDPSVAQESPMEIVKGNKRNCTELIAKALATDPNENIGGHRSGDFFDCNICLEIAMEPILTCCGHLFCWPCFYHLPYEHGNVKECPVCAGEVVESALVPIYGNGDNKYSRKSKESGLEFPPRPQAKRTESKRQFRLSRGIQLPPRIEERIQLLTNIVGNVEGRASSVLNQYETEPPVSSQRRDAVNFSRQLLHGSASFSSLSSALDSAERLVDDLETYGNSFPTVSSGQQSLNDDISVAASDLADISQVESSSEIPSTMAVIINDDPAMSGGTDTEESIGAEPWSAARRASNGPRIRGGTRRIWFS; this is encoded by the coding sequence ATGGAAAGGGAAGATGTAATGGATCTTGATTTGAATTTAGAGCCTCTGGAGGAACCTCAGTATTCTTGGCATGGTGTGGAATCTCTACTGAATGAGTTAGAGACCGCCCAAGGTCGTATTGAAGCAAGAATCAGACAATTAGAGGTGGCTACTAGGGAACGGCAAGCTCGTAGGCAGCTTCAAGCTCGTAGTCCACCTTCAATCGTAGATGTAACTTCTGTGCAAACTGCATCCAGTGATGCTCCTCGAAGCAGCACTATCTTGTTTTCTGGGAATGATCCTAGTGTAGCTCAAGAAAGTCCTATGGAGATTGTGAAAGGGAACAAAAGGAATTGTACTGAGTTGATTGCCAAGGCTCTTGCGACGGACCCGAATGAGAATATCGGTGGACATCGCAGTGGAGACTTTTTCGATTGCAATATATGCCTGGAAATTGCCATGGAGCCTATACTAACCTGCTGTGGTCATTTGTTTTGTTGGCCATGCTTTTATCACTTGCCTTATGAGCATGGTAATGTAAAGGAGTGCCCTGTTTGTGCAGGAGAAGTGGTGGAGTCTGCTTTGGTTCCAATATACGGTAATGGGGATAACAAGTATTCTCGCAAGTCGAAGGAGTCAGGTTTGGAGTTTCCTCCCAGGCCCCAGGCTAAAAGGACTGAGAGTAAGAGGCAGTTTCGGCTTAGTCGAGGAATACAATTACCACCTAGGATAGAAGAAAGGATTCAGCTGCTGACTAATATTGTTGGCAACGTTGAAGGCAGAGCCAGTTCTGTGCTTAACCAATATGAAACTGAGCCACCAGTGAGTAGCCAACGACGTGATGCTGTGAACTTTTCAAGGCAATTATTACATGGTTCTGCTTCATTCTCTTCACTCTCATCAGCATTGGACTCTGCTGAAAGATTAGTTGATGACCTTGAGACATATGGTAATTCTTTTCCGACGGTGAGCTCCGGGCAACAATCTCTTAATGATGATATTTCTGTTGCAGCTTCAGATCTGGCTGATATTTCACAAGTAGAAAGCAGCTCTGAAATTCCTTCTACTATGGCTGTTATAATTAATGATGATCCTGCAATGTCTGGTGGTACCGATACAGAAGAAAGCATTGGAGCAGAGCCGTGGTCAGCTGCTAGGAGAGCATCCAACGGTCCAAGGATTCGAGGTGGAACTAGAAGGATATGGTTTAGCTGA
- the LOC133039278 gene encoding uncharacterized protein LOC133039278, with product MVKTRSSISPSHSVKVAADKKKMENVSDDGDRDDSDRSGGSGGSSDGSRGSALQKRKRVVDKVKKEDVRNVKKMKQVAEDLPEDYDSEDLEVEVRNDLKEWDLYFKPGEKIQGKVMLFPNQDNIVVKNINSKLTKDQRKLFRDTCFGYFLDSHPVGFQSQLVHNALHREVYQKNEKEMWFKFGDENFRFSLAEFLCCLQFLVCW from the exons ATGGTTAAAACTCGTTCCTCAATTTCTCCTTCGCATTCTGTAAAGGTAGCTGCTGATAAGAAGAAAATGGAAAATGTCTCCGATGATGGAGATCGTGATGATTCTGATCGTTCTGGTGGTTCTGGTGGATCATCGGATGGTAGCCGTGGCTCGGCATtgcaaaagagaaaaagagttgTTGATAAAGTGAAGAAAGAAGATGTTCGAAATGTGAAAAAGATGAAGCAAGTTGCTGAAGATTTGCCTGAGGATTATGATAGTGAAGACTTGGAGGTTGAAGTTCGTAATGATTTGAag gaATGGGATTTATATTTCAAGCCTGGTGAAAAGATTCAGGGAAAAGTGATGTTATTCCCTAATCAGGATAACATTGTTGTCAAAAATATTAATTCCAAGTTGACTAAAGATCAACGTAAGTTGTTTCGTGATACTTGTTTTGGTTATTTTTTGGATAGCCATCCTGTTGGTTTTCAGTCTCAATTAGTTCATAATGCCTTACATAGGGAGGTATAtcagaaaaatgaaaaagaaatgtgGTTTAAGTTTGGTGATGAGAATTTCAGATTCAGTTTAGCTGAGTTTCTTTGTTGTTTACAGTTTCTTGTGTGTTGGTGA
- the LOC115717710 gene encoding uncharacterized protein LOC115717710 has translation MADDYSVSISYQKAWRAREKAIVDARRCPQESYSEIPSILYMMQISNPGTITDLVTDEDNKFKYLYFAVGASIKGWQHCTPIIVTDGTFLTNQHGGTLLIASAQNANRHIFPLAFAVVDSENDSSWEWFLHKIKETYGEREGQCIVSDRHESILKAVKETFPDIMHGVCCYHLMKNIKMKFKKGGDELKIAFNSASKAYNIEDFEKSMQDLDNIDVRIRDYLVNEIGVEKWTRLYGMNRRYKTMTSNIAESVNAALKAVRDLPIATLLECLHSLVQRWYWENKNRAQKTTTTLAKIPEKTLKKQRDMSLKYKVIMYTEK, from the exons ATGGCAGATGATTACAGTGTCTCTATATCTTACCAAAAAGCATGGAGAGCTAGAGAAAAGGCAATTGTGGATGCTCGTCGCTGCCCACAAGAATCATACAGTGAGATACCATCAATTTTATACATGATGCAAATATCAAACCCAG GAACAATCACAGACCTAGTAACAGATgaagataacaaattcaaataTCTATACTTTGCAGTAGGTGCTTCAATAAAAGGTTGGCAACACTGTACACCAATAATAGTCACAGATGGAACCTTTTTGACAAACCAACATGGAGGCACTTTGTTGATAGCAAGTGCACAAAATGCAAATAGACATATATTCCCACTTGCATTTGCAGTAGTAGATTCCGAAAATGACAGCTCTTGGGAATGGTTTCTtcacaaaataaaggaaacttatGGCGAAAGAGAAGGTCAATGCATCGTATCAGATAGACATGAGAGTATACTAAAAGCAGTAAAAGAGACCTTTCCAGATATAATGCATGGGGTATGTTGTTACCATTTGATgaagaatataaaaatgaaattcaaaaaaggAGGTGATGAGCTCAAGATTGCATTTAATAGTGCATCTAAAGCTTACAACATAGAAGATTTTGAAAAGAGCATGCAAGACTTGGACAATATAGATGTAAGAATAAGAGATTACTTGGTGAATGAAATTGGTGTCGAAAAGTGGACAAGACTATATGGCATGAACAGGAGATACAAAACAATGACATCAAATATTGCCGAATCAGTCAATGCAGCCTTGAAAGCAGTAAGAGACCTACCCATCGCAACTCTACTAGAATGCCTACATTCATTGGTGCAAAGATGGTATTGGGAAAACAAGAATAGAGCCCAAAAAACTACAACAACACTGGCAAAAATACCTGAAAAAACATTAAAGAAACAAAGAGATATGAGTTTAAAGTACAAGGTAATTATgtatacagaaaaataa